The genome window tttcttttgttatttagtctgtttttacatgtgttttgaaatcactacgaacGTGTTGCGAATGGAACTGCtgataagaataaaaagaaaatgtagaaaaacaCACTAAAAGATAACAgaaagaaaatcaactaaaaaatcGTATGGTAACGATTTTGTTCGTATGAAActcgtggtcagagatgagcaaattgttctgggtacaAATACCAAATTTGTCGAACCGAAAGATATTAACTACCAATTcgataccgacttttggcgttcctggtaccggttcactgCCTTTTTTACTTTTATATACCGGTactgtaaccggtattttcggtatcagtactgattctgtatcggttggcaccgagttcatccctacccttgaaacaaaaaaaaataaataaataaaagttgaagaaaatcaacaaaaaaagaagttgtacgataccgttgttcgtacggtaaccgtgatcatggatgagcaaatggtaccgggtagtagcactgaatttcccgaaccaaaagatttccaatatcaattcggcaccaacttttagcgttttctgtattagtgccggtttgtaccttcatgtactgataccgaaccggatcgtaccggtattttcgataccagtactggttcaataccggttgacaccaaactTATCCCAATCCATGatattaaaaaaaagattaaaataaaaaaagtaaagaaaataactattatagtaatattaaaataataaaagtattaaaaactatatattattataatattaaaatcactattcatttcaattcgtttattaataatatatatatatatagtaatatatagtaatatataaGGTTTAGATTATTGTATAAATGGACATATCATGTTAAACCTGAAAAACTCAAATCTAATGAAAAACTACTAAACTGAAATCTAAAAAAACCTAAGAACTATGTGTAGGGATTCATCGGTATACAATTTAATcttaaataaaatttaaatttATCTATTAACAGTTAATATCTCATATTAAATACATAAAGCGGAAGCGTGTACAGTAAAATCGACTAACCAGTTCTAGTGATCCACTTGCAACCGTTAAAACAAACATAACTATAGGGGGTTTTCAAAAACTAaccttttgatttaaaaaaaaaaacataagctTCACACTTTGATCCAACGAACCGTCAGGCTAATTGACGTTTTTTCACGAGTACTAACCTTTAGATTAAAAAAAACCTAAGCTTCACACTCCTTTATAGTCAATTGGTCAAAGAGTTGGTGGTGGTGCGATTGGGTTGTCGGACGGTGGCGGGGTTCCACGACGCGGGGAGGCGGATTCTGGCAAGGGAGGCGGAGTGGCAGTTGTGATCCGGCGGCGTAGGAGGTTGGCTAGCGGTGTGGgtggaggtgttggttgtttTGTGTGAGTTATGTGGTGTAATCAAAAACTCTTTTGAGCTcttatttatgtatatatatatatatataggtaaagagtatggtacaaatcccactatcgtacattatgtacgctacaaCTACAGCCATACACATGTCCTGATTCAATTTTAACAAATAAGGGTATATCAGACATTCTATTCTATCATTTTACGACAGCTAATCATTGAATCCCGTCAATTATGGTGTTCGTTTCATAACCGTTCCATATAAGTATTCTTCTTTTTCAATTTCGATTGCGGgggtttgattgattgattcCACACAGAACGGCCATTTTTGCAGAGATTTCTTGAATCGTCATTTAGTTaagttttgggggtttttttttatttgaagtttttttttattattagattTATAATCAGAGGTAGAAGTTAAGTGTTTATTGGAACTAATTGTTGGGTTACTATATCGCATGTGTTTTTTTATATATCGCATGTGATGTGTTAAAATAAACCGACTAGTAAAGGATTGGATAGGTTGCATAAATTCGCATGTTTAAATATAGTCATTTCGCACACAATGAAGTTTGGTATATAATTTCGCAAATGTAATTCTAGATTTCGCAAACTTTAAAGATGTTTATCAATTGCAGCTTTTGATTTCGCATTCTTTTATgagtaattatttttatttttgcacTGTGTCATTcaattattgaaatcaaataattcagttcaataattgatttcaataattcatatcaataattttttttattatatattctaTGTTTTCATCACTATTGCAGACATGCAATTAAAAAATGGCAGATCTAccaacatcatcttcttcttcttttgaaccaAGTATCAAGCAGGTTTTGAGGAAAAGGATTCAGCAACAGATTCAAGAGGATCAATCTTGTCAAGAGATGTTGGAGGCCAACATTTCTCGTGTAACGGAAAACATGAAGAGAAGACAAGAAATTCTGAACATGTTATCCCAGATGCAAGTGAGTAGTCTTAAAGAAATTGCAGTTATGTTTATGGTGGATTTGGATGAGAGGGATGAGAAACAGTTGAAAGAGTTGGCTGGTGCAATAACTGTATTAAGATGCTCTATGAAGATGAAAATagagtttctttcatcttttgattgaacttttgttttttttttatgtatgttttgttCCAATAAATTTGCATGTTTTGTTATGTAATGGACTTTGTATTTCGCAAATTTTAAGAATTCAATGTGAAACATGCGACTTTcatacaaaacacatgcgaaataaaaacaaaattgacAATTAAGAAACACCAATATATGCGATATTAAGAAGAGAACTAAAGCAGTTTGAAACAGGTGTAACAGTTGAAATATGTAACATAAATACATCATCAAATGTAGTTTAGTTTCCCCTGTCAAAATATATTTTCATCCTTTCTGGGATTTCCTTATCCAGATCTTTCATATATCTCTCTTTGTCTGGCATTTTGTCGAAAGCATTGgccattttaattattttaagaCGATGCATGTTGTGTTCTGACAGAATGATTTTGCTGAGATATCTTGTCCTTAGGAGATGAAGTTGTGCTTTCTGTCTGTTGTTTACTTCATCTTCATTCACAAATCCTGTCGCCCATGGTTTTTGGTCACCTTTGTACGTTTCCATGTGACGCATCGTAAACACTCCACAGTCTACGCAGTTATTCTTCGTCCTCCATtccatttcttttctttctatcACTGAGGTTGCAAGTTGTTGTATAGCCGGTGTTGGTTTTAAAGCATTTTGTaggtataaaaccaatacccttctctgtaacattgtaacattgtgttagtagcttttacataaaatataacatgtataagtatagggttttgtattaCCAGTGTGTCTGGGAGCCCCTTGTATCTTTCCTTAAACTCTTGTTTTGCAGCTGAATTGTCAATCAGCTCAATTACGCCGGTTTTTAAGTTGAAGCACAACACATAGAAGTGGTCACCTTGAAGTACCGGAATAAACACCAGGTCAACCGATTCAAGTTTTTTTACCTCATATCTATTTAACATGTCTTCAAAATTTGAG of Helianthus annuus cultivar XRQ/B chromosome 1, HanXRQr2.0-SUNRISE, whole genome shotgun sequence contains these proteins:
- the LOC118485025 gene encoding uncharacterized protein LOC118485025, with the protein product MEPECPQVTAEELHSVELVLSVGPTLEEDKGKKQTRGRKNTKPKQVPKQVIPKGLNELLYKTIEQARIRGEKRCAELGDKFCSPYCNRVVNMHEALLNQELSVIRFTFATFADLQEEFYRSKTKVATFKAVFESFFREQYVASNGIDAFVDILNLEEKKRDRKSSPHRFFLFSTMMPDIFYDEEKYTDDQRLKIFASNFEDMLNRYEVKKLESVDLVFIPVLQGDHFYVLCFNLKTGVIELIDNSAAKQEFKERYKGLPDTLRRVLVLYLQNALKPTPAIQQLATSVIERKEMEWRTKNNCVDCGVFTMRHMETYKGDQKPWATGFVNEDEVNNRQKAQLHLLRTRYLSKIILSEHNMHRLKIIKMANAFDKMPDKERYMKDLDKEIPERMKIYFDRGN